From the genome of Synergistaceae bacterium:
GGGACACGCTCTCGCGGAAGTTGGTGGTGAGCAGAGTGCGGAAGGGAAGGCCCTCTTCGTCGCGGTAGAGCAGGGAGCTGTTCACCCCGTCCGTCCTCAAAGCGACGCGCAGCCTGCCCTCGTGGTCCGTCATCCATCCCTCAATGTCTCCGGGGTTCTCCTCGACCAACGTGAGGTCGCCCGTGTCCAGGTTCAGCCTGTAGACGTCGACGATCTGCGGGTCCCTGCGGTTCAGGCCGATTAGCATCTCGTCGTCCAGCTCCTCAAGAGGGTCGACTATTGTGGCACGCACGTTATCAAACGGCGTCAGATCGCGCCCTCCGGAGCCGTCGGTTGTGACGCTGTACAGGTGGTAGTTCTCGTCCCCGCCCTTGTCCTGAAGGTAGACTATTCTGTCGTTTCCCGACCACATGCACGAGAGAATGTCGCGCTCCTCAGCGGAGGTCACCCTTACAGCCGAGTCCTCTCCGATCTTCTGGACGTGGACGTTCAGCCGTCTCTCCCACGGGGCGAGGAAGAGTATCCTCGTTCCGTCGGGCGATATGCGAAATCCGCTCTTCTCCGGATTTTTGAAGAAGTGCTCGAGTGGAAGCGGTTTTTCCTCCGCTCCTGCTGGTATTGCGGCCGTGAGGCCGAGTATCACCGCCGACGCGATGAGAGGGATAAGTTTCATGGTCTTCTTAACCTCAGCTTTCTTTTGTTTACGAGAGGAGCTAATGAGCGCCGCTCTCTTTAAAAGATGCGGCGGTCCTTCTGGCACGCCAATCTTCATAGCACTCTGTTACGACGGAATCAAGAAGCTTCCGCATCGCGTCAACCCGTCACTCCGTGAAGCTTCCCAGGTGCTTCGAGAAGAACCTCTCCATTGCGCGGAAGAAGTCGAAGAGGTTCTCCTCGTTATAGAAGCCGTGCCCTTCGTTGTCCTTGACCATGTACTCGACGTCGATGCCGCGCTTCTTCAAGGCCTCGACTATCTGGTCCGACTCGGCCTTCTTCACCCGGGGGTCGTTCGCACCCTGCGCCACGAAGAGGGGTGCCCTGATATTATCCGCATGGAAGGCGGGGGAGGCGGCCATGAGGAGGTCGCGATCCTTCTCCGGGTCGCCTATCTGCTCGTACATCATCTGTCGGGCCAGCTCCCAGTGGGGTGGAAAGGATTCCAGAAATGTGAAGATGTTTGACACTCCGACGAAGTCGATGCCGCAGGCGTAGAGATCAGGCGTGAAGGCCAACCCGGCGAGGACGGCGTATCCTCCGTAGGAGGCGCCGTATATGGCGACCCTTTCGGGGTCGGCTATGCCTGAGTCGACAAGCCATCTCACTCCGTCGGAGATGTCGTCCTGCATCGCTCGCCCCCACTCCTTGAAGCTAGCCTCCCAGAAGGCACGGCCGTAGCCCGTGGAACCTCTGAAGTTCATCTGCAGCACGGCCAGCCCCCTGCTTGCCAAAAATTGCACTGTGCGGTTGAAGCCCCACACGTCGCGCTCCCACGGACCGCCGTGCGGATGGATCACCACGGGCAGGTTAGTCCCGTCCGATCCCGGAGGCAGTGTGAGATAGCCGTGGATGAGGAGGCCGTCGCGAGTCCTGTAGGATATCGGCTTCATCGGCACCATCCTCTCCTCCGGGAGCCACGGAGTCATGTCCTCAAGTTTTTTCAGCTCCCTGTTCGCTATG
Proteins encoded in this window:
- a CDS encoding S9 family peptidase; this translates as MKLIPLIASAVILGLTAAIPAGAEEKPLPLEHFFKNPEKSGFRISPDGTRILFLAPWERRLNVHVQKIGEDSAVRVTSAEERDILSCMWSGNDRIVYLQDKGGDENYHLYSVTTDGSGGRDLTPFDNVRATIVDPLEELDDEMLIGLNRRDPQIVDVYRLNLDTGDLTLVEENPGDIEGWMTDHEGRLRVALRTDGVNSSLLYRDEEGLPFRTLLTTNFRESVSPLLFTFDNKKLYVSSNLGRDKSAIFLFDPETAVHEELLFEHPEVDVGSLMYSKKRKVITGTGFITDRLHYHFFDNERLSLQEELESLLPGYQVRV